Genomic DNA from Prunus persica cultivar Lovell chromosome G1, Prunus_persica_NCBIv2, whole genome shotgun sequence:
AAGTGCTGTTTCCATGCATAATTTCCTCCCTTGCAAACTCTTCTAATATAGCATGTTGGCGTTCATTTATTTCACTttatcaaaaggaaaaaacacaaATCAGATTAAAAGATTCTCCTGGATCATAAGTGTATAAGTAATTACAACATGAAGAAAAACCAATAATATTAAATCATTCACGAAGGAAGTAAAATGGAGGCACTAATCTACAGCTTTTATCAAGTGAGGCAGAGCCAGGTAGCTGATATCAGTTCAACTTAGGGGAATTCTTGAGCACAGGAGTTAAAAAGCAAGCATCGCAGTTCTCACTTGATTAGTAGGCCAGTGCCAACACGCATTTTCAGAAATATCAGTTAGATTTcttcaaacaattttgttagaaaatattgACATATTATACCTATAACCACATGCAACCAAAAGTAATAAAGAAGGCTTACGTGGGAAATCTAACTCGGAAGCGCACATATTGATCTCCATGGCTAACTAGAAAACCATGTTTTGGCAGTCCTGAAAAACATATAGTCTTAGAAAATTTCAAGAAAGCGAGGTACTAACTTTTGAGTCATGAAAGTTAATGATTTACTAACCTTTGCCTCTTAGTACAATATGTTGTCCAGGCTGAACCCCCTTTGGTATCTGAGAGATCCATAATTACAAGGAAAAGTCAGTCTGATGTAGAATCAAGAAGATGATGGAAGAGAACAAGagcagaaagaaaaagtaggGACACTTCATCTCTAAACAATTCCATAGGCAAAACCAAAATCCAATCACAAGGATGGGCCAGTCTAAATAGGTAGTCAGCAAAAAAATCCCATAAGGAAACAATAATTAAACcctaataaaacaaaactagCCTAATAAACACTCTTTCATAATAGGAAGGTCACCACAATGATCGCCTCACCATTGAAGTGTCAACTGGGCTGTGGTAAGATTACGCCAGACATGGATGAAACATCATTGGACAATTTATCTATCCAACTACAGATGTTTCTAATAACATTCGGCATATTAGGTTAACTTCTCATTCTTTAGTATTTATTGTAGTACTTaaatatttgtataaaattaataaatacatTTCTGAAGaaacaacaaacacaaaaataatgcTCAGCCTGACAAACAACACATTAGATTCCTGaccttaaaaattaaaattttaaaagtttcaGGCAGGGGAGACTCCAGAGCTACAAATTGCATCCTATATCCAGCTTTATACCATATTATACGCATCCATGGATCCAATTCAACTAAGACCCCTCATCCCCAAACACATGCCATAGAGTTGACCACATTTAATAAAAGTGTTTAAATTGCCCAACAGAACTAAAAGCGTCCACTTATTAGAGTGGTTacacaaggaaagaaaatattggggacaaaattttcaagttaaTTAGATAATAAACGTTTAGCACAAAGAGAAACTCTTACTTTTACTTCTATCTTCCCAGACAAAGTTGGTACCTCAACCATACCACCAAGAATAGCCTGAAACATTCAAACTTTCAGCATCAACATTAATATTTTAGGTTTTGATAAATGAATATTTAGACAGGACAATAGGACAAGGAAATTGCCTTCAATTCCGACTCGAGAGAACAACTACTTGCATTAGATACTTTACTGATGAATTTAAGGAAATGAAGTTGACAGAAGAAACTATTAAGTTTTTAGAACaagaaaactaataataaCAGGGATGCCAAACGTAAgtttggaaaagaagaaaacacaaaGTAAAATGGAGAGATGATATGATATGGCAACTAAGTGGAGAGCACCATAAGttgccaaaagaaaatattatatcaTATGGAAACGAGGTAACTATTTAGAGATATGGATCAATGTATGGAATCGTTCTCACTTGCGTAAAGCTAATATTAGAGTTCACATAAACATCTGCACCATCTCTAGCAAAGATAGGATCTTCAGCAACCTAcaccaaaaagaaaccaaatttgAGAAGGCATATCAGGGTACATATTCACAACCACACTAGCTTCTACACAATAAGTCACTGAAATGCAAGTCTTCATTTGATCAGGTTCAATTATAATCACAGCATGTGCTTAGATGACATCTCAACTAGCATACAATTCCAGCTTATCCTCTTTTTTACAGGTAATGCAAGGAATTAAGTCTTCCAAAACACTCATTATCATTTAAAACATGCAAGAAAAGAGAGTAAAGTTGTACCTTTAGTTTAATGTAAAAACAGCCTGGTTGACCTCCTCGTACCCCACTATTCCCAGCCTCCGGAATACGGATTGTATCTCCAGAATCCACACCTATAGccataagagagagagagagagagagagagagatgttagataatgaaaaaaaaaaattaaagttcaATTCAGAATTCACAAGTGTACAAAGAGAAGCTTCTCGTAATGACTCGAAATTACACTCTGTTAATCCTATAGGGCACTCAGTTTCACATTAAGAGCACTAAGTATGTTTGTTGATAATTTATACCATTTTCATACAGGAGATTGAGTAAGCCAAATATTATTAAACATAATGCCAAACAAGGAAAGCAAATGTAGCTACTATAAACTCCCTGCATGATCTTCATGTTTCCTGAACATGTATCCAATGGAATTTTTAACATGCCTCCAGTAACATACAATACAAGATTTGAAGAGCCAAATGATAGTTATGTCACACACATGTCAAAAAATCCACATTGCGACCTTCCTtcatcaaatcaaacaatCTATTACCAACCTGCTGGTATCGAAACTTTAACCTCTCTAGTGCCTTCAACAACCCCTAACCCTCCACATGAGATGCAAGATTCCTGCAACAGATAAATAAACGCCAACAAATATTATTTCACACAATTCAAtacaatgaattttttcattgGAAGTCACATTAAACCTTGATTATTTTGCCCGCCCCTTTACAAGTACCGCATGTTGATGTGAATGGAGGAACTGTAACCTGGTAGGAGATTAAACATCAGAACAGacaatttaataatttgtCACTCTTGTAGGatgatagaaaagaaaaaataataataataatcctcACAAACTGACTCCTTTCAGAAGAAATATCCCCATAACCATCATCAGTTAGATCTTTAAAACTTACTCTCCCAATACCTCTGCAAGTAGGACAAACTTTGGTCTTGGCATTTAGTGGAGAGCCACGCCCATCTGCATCATGAAATATTAGGGACAACCATATTATATTGCTAAAGTATTTTATTTGGGAACTTAAGATCAGATTGTGAATTTTTGGAAGGAACATTAAAAGAtccctagaaaaaaaaaatctcacccACCAAGATAGGTGCTATTCCCAAATTCGAAGACAAACTTCAGACTCTGACCAAACCCAGACCTCGAGCTTCAAACCCCCCCAACCATATACCCCTGACCCCTGACTCTGAACTCCCAGAGCCCAAACATAGAAATCATATGCCGAACCCTGACATTTGGACAGATACACATATTCTAGACCCAGTATGGACTCTGTGCCCAGACCAAATATCAAAGTCACACATAATGGGAAATATCAGAGTCCAAAAAGTAGTTCCTTCTACAACAGCGCTCACTTAGCAACAGAACATATGCAAAATATTAGTCTTCACTCTTATGCaatcaaattataaataaaataaaaaacgaactgaaaaaaaaaatcccttcCCATATAAAAGagtaaacaaataaatggaCATCTATGTTGTGGTGAAAGGTTTTCAAAAGAAAcgattatataaatatttgaaatcCGTGTTATAATTACAAAATCTCctatcagaaagaaaaaaaaagtaaaaagtaatGGAatcttaaaatatttattcgaCTCACAGCAAGAATCACAGGGAACATGTGCATTGACAGAGAGATGCTTTGTGCATCCTTTAGCAGCTTCAAAGAAAGAGAGTGACAGCTCCACCTACGAAACACAGACAACATCAATCATTTCAGCTTGTAAATACAGAAGGAAAACCACACAAAAAGTGTAACCTATGTGAATCAAGTTTACCTCAATATCAGCTGCAACTTGATCGAACTCATGTTCAAAGATCTGCAGTATCAAATCACTGTCAGAGTaaagaaatttgagatttCAACAAGCTGCAGCAACAGACTGCCTTAAGATCAACGATAGAACATGCACTGAAATACCTCTGAGAATATTTTATGGAATGAACTGGAAAAATGAGTTTGAAAACCATATCTAAACCCTTCTGCACCAGCAGCACCATGAGTTTGATTATCATATCTGAACCCCTCTGCATCCCCAGCAGTATACCCTACGTTTTCTGACCCGCTTGAGCGCTTCTTCAttggaaatttttaaattaaaaaaaaagacaaaaagaacaGATAAGTAAGATCTAAAAATGGTACATGGCGTTCAGGATTTTGACTGCAGAAAAACTATTAAACTTTTGATGGCAAGGCTCAGCATGCGCACcagtcaatttttttcttccaagtaCACATATAATCAAAGTACATAAAGGGAACACAATCACAAATGAAGACGTACACCAAATAGATTTAACTTTTAAACACCAAaagtgtgtgagagagagagagagagagagagagagagagagagacagagttATTACCTTGTCATATTGTGCCCTCTTTTCAGGATCTTGCAAAGTCTGCAattaacaataaataaataaaaagataattaTGTAAATGTTACACATAAAAATTAAGGAAAGCATAAAAACTATTCCAAATTTTGGTAATTATTTGACAAGAACATAACGAGGGGACAACTCtgaaaaattcataaagttagGTAAATTAAGTCAAACCTCATAGGCatcttttatttcttgaaattttCTCTTAGAAGAAGGATTGTCCTTATTTGCATCTGGATGGTACTTCTTGGCAAGCTGCAAAAATATCCAGCGTCAACAGATCAAAAAGAGAAGATTTGCTAAAGTTGTGGAACAAGACAAGAGTACACTCAATCAAGAATTTTGCATGGCTTCAATGGTGTATAATAGAGAAACAATTTATGGCATGGCTTCAATAGAGTATAATAGGGAAAGTTTATGGACATATCATACTTGATAATCCTAAATTCATATCCCATTCGACTCAGCATTATGCAAATAAAGATTTTCCCACTTGCCTAATAAAAAGGAGGGGAAAGAAACatgaaaagcaaaaggaagatatcaagaaagaaacatcaccagcattatgcaaattttacatttCAACTTAGTACTTAGTATAAAATTCATTCTAGTCAAAAAATTTCCTCCACCACATACAATCCCCTTTCAAACAAGCAGACACATTTTTAAAAGGAACTACGCTGAAATAACATCCCAAGATCTTAACATTGTTTCTGCAATGTACATGCTAAATGCAATACAATTGCTTTCCCCATGAACGCCATTACTTCTATATAAACCACACTTCAAGTCACACACAAACCAATTCCAGAAACTGCATGCAATTGACAATTTGTATACTGACCACACGAAAAGCCTTTTTAATCTCATCTCGGCTTGCGCGTTTCGAAACACCGAGAGTTTCATAGTAGTCTCTTTCAGGTGCGCAGCAAAACCCTGCAAAGATCATCAACTTCAAGCCTTGAATCCAAAAGTTCTGTCACTCActgttagagagagagagagagagagagagagagagagtgacaaACCTGAGGCATGGAAATAACGATTTCCCAATGAGGTAGCGAAACCAGCTACAGAACCACAAGAGGGCGAACCTAAGTTTGAAAGCATCGACATTAACAAAGATTCTGAGTTCTCGTAACCACAAAGCAATCAGGCATGAGAAGTAAAACAAGGAGCCGAGGAGCTAACCATGTGTTCGATACAATGCCTCGCTCAATGACGAAAGCCTCCGTGGCCAATCAACTTGATCAACAGTCGACTCTGCAGCCAACGACGACACCAAACGCCTCCGAAGCTGCATTTCAGTACATATAAATTCTAAGAATAAAGCAAaattgatgaagaaaatagaatGAATCTTTGAGCTTCGTCTTCCTCACCAGACCAAGCAAGCTCAATTTTCGCATTTTAGAGGTGTTTGGCTACTGTGAACGATCAAGCTCCAGAACTTGGGTTTGGGATTTTCGTTTAGAATTGTGACGGTCCAATTCGGTAATTTCACCCGCCGACCGTGTTTTGTGTTTTAGGGCGCGACTTCAACAACACGTTGCGTGGCGGGGGGTTAAGAAGATCAAAACGCTGTCGTTTCGGCAACATATTTACTTTCGGCCTTTCAGACATTCTGGTCCCGACACGTACGGTCGCCCCCTGATCTTTCTTCAACTAACGAAGAGGACCTGTGAGCTCTGCAGTTTGGACTTCCGTGGCTACTAGGTGTGGGCTCCCCACCGGTCTGAGACGGTGCGCCCCACAGTTCACTACAAACTCAGTCAGGTGGAGGAGGCAGCTGTCGTCGCTCCGCTCACGACCAAGAGTTTGGGATCAAAAAACAGGGTCGATTCCCCTCTCCCCCAATATAGCtataaaaaaagacagaatgCATGCAGACACATATTCTGATGGTTGTAAACGGGACAATGGTGCCAGCCAAAAAAACACGGAGAATGAGATTCTGATTATTGTAAACGGGATTAATTAAGTTCAATCTCTATCCAATGCATCATGTTTCATTTCCAGAAACGGCTGTTCTCTTCCCGCTATATTTTTTCCCTTACAATGTAAAGAAGCAATAAGAAAGAAGAGATTAAAACATCCACAGAATAATTTATTGACAAGCATGACATTTATTTTACTCACAAGGTTTACATTAaaagatctctctctctctctctctctgagaaACAGAGCAGAACAAAGCAAAAACAGAGGAAACACAAAACACAAGCATAAATTACAGATCATAGGGAGGTTTGTTGTTCAATATGACTGATTGTTTGCTTCTTTCgattttcaacatttttatCACACTCAATTTGTTACTCAAAACATAATACAAAATTAGTCACTGTATAAGAAATTAGTTAGACATAGCAATACACACTTTGTTTGCTGGATCCGAATCCCAGTAATCAACCCTTTGCCGCCACTGATCTTTGTCTACACGCTTGTGTCCACAAATGTAACGTCGTGGCGAGCCAATATAAGGAGAGTactaaaaaagaagataagaaaatatgaaaaaggagGACCAGCAAACAACTAGGCGTGGCACAATCAGTCAGTGCATTATTGACCATTAACAGGCGTGACACAATCAAGCACAAAGCATCCAGTCATAtgtataaataccaaattaCAACGGTTGAGAAAATAGCATAATTTTTCTCGAATTTTATTATGATTAGTAGTGTTTTGCACGTGAAGGCATGACTAGTTAATTGCTAACCAATATACATAGCACATCTATAATTAAGGTTAGTAATTAGTCATGCACCCACATACTTGCACATGTTAGTTCGGAGCTTAGAGCCCGACATAGCATAGTTGGCCATAGCCATTGCAACCGTTTTGATAAGCACTTCCTTGCcaccaagagagagagaatgttcTGGGCATCCATTAATTCTCGATAATACATTTTCCTCCGTACTTCTTTAAAGTTTAAACACCTGCTTCTTAGATGCACCAAAATCAGTATTTATGCTAagatatttttcaaaagcTTCTCTCTCCCGAATATGCAAAAGTCATTTCTATTCAGTTGTTTAGAATTGCTTCTGCTCATAAGTGCTTTTAACAAAAACACTGTTATTATAAAATTGTTGCAAATAAATCATTGAGTGGCCTTTATTGGAAATGAGATTCATCTGAATATTTATGTACATGCATCCATCGATCTATTAGGGTTGTATTATATGTACATTGCTAATGAATACTATATATCATTTGAATTCATAGTCTTTGCATTTCATTCTATTTcctttgataaaaataaattacttcaAATTTGAATAGAATTATttttagggagattcactattatacccaatatgggagcccaaattataaaaataccctacataaaatgaactttagaaacacacccaaagcccatttacaacataacaaaaaagcttttaacttcttataaattacaaaactgccatcaatttcttaaaacaagctcaaccccaaaatctcataaaaatacccaaagcactcaatagggcatcaaagtaatttaataatcaatattaaattcaataaggccagctatcattttttgggttttttttgggtttgtttataggaattcaattgtgtagggtttatttataatattagtgctagaaatgggtatatcactaaatatctcttatttttatcatcaatGACGAATAAAATACAGAATCCCTCTAACTTGGATCACTCTCATTTTCAATACGGCAAAGCTGTACACATTGACTATTCAATAATCTCACCCGGCACATTTGACTCCTATACTTTTGATAAGCATAGTTTGtcttttccaattttgtcACTCCTGTCACTATCAACAGCTCCATTATTTCATTCCCACAAAGCCAGACCACTTCTTGCTCTCCCCTACCTCCaacactccatttctgaaacACACCAAACCCATCAATTCTTGCTAAATTACCATGCACATGGAAGCCAATCATGAGGAAAAACGCAACGCTGCCTTGAAGAGAGCCCTTCTCATACTAAGCTGCGTATTCTTATCAATAGGCGCATGCGGAGGCCCTTTGATAATGCGCCTCTACTTCATCCATGGAGGTAAACGTGTCTGGCTTTCCAGCTGGCTCGAAACCGGCGGCTGGCCAATCATCTTCATCCCCATAGCCCTAGCTTATTACCATCGCCGCACCACTGAAGGCCCTTCAACAAAACTCTTCTTCATGAAGCTCCCGCTCTTCATAGCCTCCGCCGTCATCGGCCTCCTCACCGGCCTCGACGACTACCTCTACGCCTACGGCGTGGCCCGCCTTCCTGTCTCCACGGCAGCCCTAATCACCGCTGCCCATCTGGTTTTCACTGCCCTTTTTGCATTTCTTCTCGTGAAGCAGAAGTTCACTTCTTACTCTATAAACTGCGTCTTCTTATTGACTATTGGAGCGGCTGTTTTGGGGCTGAACACTAGCGCTGATCGGCCAAAGGGTGAGTCGGATAAGCAGTATATTGCCGGGTTTATGATGACGTTGTCGTCAGCGGCTTTGTACGGGTTTGTGTTGCCGTTGGTGGAGTTGACATACAAGAAGGCCAAGCAGACCATTACTTATGCTTTGGTTCTTGAGATTCAATTGGTTATGTGTTTGTTTGCTACCATTTTCTGCACCGTGGGGATGCTTATCAACAATGACTTCAAGGTTAGTGGTAATCCTAACCTCtccttcatcatcatccaatCATTCATAGTTGTTGGAGATTATACTTCAATCTTAATCATAATCATAATAATTTCCTTAATTATATTCATCGTTTCTGAACCGCACATTCTAACTCTActtgattaataataatatagattCTCAATTTCACAAGACAAGGTTTCTCATACTTCAATATTGTTGTAATaatgtgaaattttattaattttttattactgtAAAGAGCCTATAGccataaaaagataatattactacatatatatatatatatacacacttAATTTAGGGTGGAACTAGTAGGTAGAAAGTTATAAAGTGACTTTTAGAACTGCGAGGATAAGCTTTGGCTAGCTAgcttgcaagttgcaagttTAAGTGAACAAAAACCCACAAGTTAtcctttttgtattttcctcTGAAGAGATAGTGTGATTTCCCAGTCGCCTAAGGCAATTCCTCATGTTGtaatggatgatgatgatgatttagaggaataattgcttcagaattaaataaatctaaaatatTATAAGTACCAACTGATGAATGTGGGCATTATTAACAAATTGTCATGTCATATGTCCCATTATGATTGAGAAATTTTTACAAATgatccactagtgtagtggtttagaGAGTAATTGCTCTCTAGAAAAGGTCCTGAATTAGATTCCCAGCATCCGTGTAATTGGGAAATTTCTCTGATGCCTAGGATATTACTAATATGAGTTATAATATTCTCTAATGAATGGTCTTATACATTGATTTAAACCTTTTTAGGTTATTCCAAGAGAAGCAAGAAACTTCGAGCTTGGGGAAAGAAGATACTATGTGGTGCTTGTATTTAGTGCAATAGTTTGGCAGGGTTTCTTTCTGGGAGCCATAGGAATTATCTTCTGTGCCTCATCCTTGCTCTCTGGTATTGTAATTGCTGTTCTGCTCCCAGTTACAGAGATCCTAGCTGTTATTTTTTACCACGAGAAGTTTCAAGCAGAAAAGGGGGTTGCTCTTGCACTCTCTCTGTGGGGTTTTGTCTCATATTTCTATGGGGAGAGAAAATACAGCAAGcaaaaagaaagtgaaatgaaaaatgaaagagaaaaagaagtagAAATAGGAAAGAAAGATACCCCAGAAACAGCAGAAGTTTCTCAACTCGATCCCTAGGCCATGAAAGCGCAAGCTGTTGTTTCATGTCTTCTTCTCTGTTGGAGTTTCCGATCCGAAGGAGGGAAAGGCTGCATCTTCTGTCATTTGTCATATATTCTTAACATTTCGGATGTTAGAACTTACTTTTCCTCTCAAATATTATTAGTATGATTAAGGTCAAATAGTAAACCAAAATTGACAAACTGATCTATTTTAATTGGCAGTTTATGTGAATTTGTACGTGAATGAAAAGGTTCAATTGAGAATACACATTGTCATATATGCTACTGGTGCACCTAATCACACCAAATTGTTTGAAAGGCATTCACATGAACAAAAATTCTGAATTCTCTTGACCACAAAGCAATCAGGCATGAGAAGTAAAACGAGGAGCCGAGGAGCTCACCATGTGTTCGATACAGTGCCTCGCTCAGCGAGGAAAGCCTACGAGGCCAATCAACTTGATCAACGGTCCAACGACGACCAAACGCCTCCGAAGCTGCATTTCAGTAGATATAAATTCCAAGCGTAAAGCGAAATTGATGAAGAAAACAGAATGAGTCGTTGAGCTTCGTCTTCCTCACCGGACCAAGTAAGCACAATTTTCGCATTTTAGAGGTGTTTGGCTACTGTGAAGGATGAAGCTCCTCAAATTGTTGTTGTGATTGGAAGCTCTGGAAATTCGAGAGAAGAAGAATCGAGAAACGAATAATCGACGCGACTACAACACGTTGCGTGGTGGGGTTAAGTAGATGAAAACGGTGTCGTTCGGCAACATATTTACTTACTGACTTTCAGATATTCTGGTCCCGACACGTACGGACGCCCCTGATCTTTCTTCAACCAACGAAGAGGATCGGTGAGCTCTGCAGTTTGGACTTCCATGGCGACTAGCTGTGGGCTCTTCACCGGTCTGAGACGGTGCTCCCCACACTTCGCGAACTCAGTCGGGTGGAGGAGGCAGCTGTCGTCGCTCTGCTCTTCGTCTTCCCCAGTTGAAAGGCGCAAGGACGACGAGCTCAAGAGCAAGATTTTTGGGCTAAAAAATCCGGGTCGGAGCGCAACCACTGTGATTCAGAAATGGGTCGACCGCGGCAACAAGGTCTCTGTTCTGGAACTCCGTCGCATTTCCATTCAACTCTTGAAATCTAAGCGCTTCGACCATGCCCTCCAGGTTTC
This window encodes:
- the LOC18793945 gene encoding chaperone protein dnaJ 1, mitochondrial isoform X2, whose product is MRKLSLLGLLRRRLVSSLAAESTVDQVDWPRRLSSLSEALYRTHGSPSCGSVAGFATSLGNRYFHASGFCCAPERDYYETLGVSKRASRDEIKKAFRVLAKKYHPDANKDNPSSKRKFQEIKDAYETLQDPEKRAQYDKRSSGSENVGYTAGDAEGFRYDNQTHGAAGAEGFRYGFQTHFSSSFHKIFSEIFEHEFDQVAADIEVELSLSFFEAAKGCTKHLSVNAHVPCDSCYGRGSPLNAKTKVCPTCRGIGRVTVPPFTSTCGTCKGAGKIIKESCISCGGLGVVEGTREVKVSIPAGVDSGDTIRIPEAGNSGVRGGQPGCFYIKLKVAEDPIFARDGADVYVNSNISFTQAILGGMVEVPTLSGKIEVKIPKGVQPGQHIVLRGKGLPKHGFLVSHGDQYVRFRVRFPTEINERQHAILEEFAREEIMHGNSTSNKRDWFQRMLEHVSEPWFMLELSVFILLLLLLNKSMG
- the LOC18792941 gene encoding purine permease 3; amino-acid sequence: MHMEANHEEKRNAALKRALLILSCVFLSIGACGGPLIMRLYFIHGGKRVWLSSWLETGGWPIIFIPIALAYYHRRTTEGPSTKLFFMKLPLFIASAVIGLLTGLDDYLYAYGVARLPVSTAALITAAHLVFTALFAFLLVKQKFTSYSINCVFLLTIGAAVLGLNTSADRPKGESDKQYIAGFMMTLSSAALYGFVLPLVELTYKKAKQTITYALVLEIQLVMCLFATIFCTVGMLINNDFKVIPREARNFELGERRYYVVLVFSAIVWQGFFLGAIGIIFCASSLLSGIVIAVLLPVTEILAVIFYHEKFQAEKGVALALSLWGFVSYFYGERKYSKQKESEMKNEREKEVEIGKKDTPETAEVSQLDP
- the LOC18793945 gene encoding chaperone protein dnaJ 1, mitochondrial isoform X1 produces the protein MRKLSLLGLLRRRLVSSLAAESTVDQVDWPRRLSSLSEALYRTHGSPSCGSVAGFATSLGNRYFHASGFCCAPERDYYETLGVSKRASRDEIKKAFRVLAKKYHPDANKDNPSSKRKFQEIKDAYETLQDPEKRAQYDKKRSSGSENVGYTAGDAEGFRYDNQTHGAAGAEGFRYGFQTHFSSSFHKIFSEIFEHEFDQVAADIEVELSLSFFEAAKGCTKHLSVNAHVPCDSCYGRGSPLNAKTKVCPTCRGIGRVTVPPFTSTCGTCKGAGKIIKESCISCGGLGVVEGTREVKVSIPAGVDSGDTIRIPEAGNSGVRGGQPGCFYIKLKVAEDPIFARDGADVYVNSNISFTQAILGGMVEVPTLSGKIEVKIPKGVQPGQHIVLRGKGLPKHGFLVSHGDQYVRFRVRFPTEINERQHAILEEFAREEIMHGNSTSNKRDWFQRMLEHVSEPWFMLELSVFILLLLLLNKSMG
- the LOC18793945 gene encoding chaperone protein dnaJ 1, mitochondrial isoform X3 yields the protein MRKLSLLGLLRRRLVSSLAAESTVDQVDWPRRLSSLSEALYRTHGSPSCGSVAGFATSLGNRYFHASGFCCAPERDYYETLGVSKRASRDEIKKAFRVLAKKYHPDANKDNPSSKRKFQEIKDAYETLQDPEKRAQYDKKRSSGSENVGYTAGDAEGFRYDNQTHGAAGAEGFRYGFQTHFSSSFHKIFSEIFEHEFDQVAADIEVELSLSFFEAAKGCTKHLSVNAHVPCDSCYGRGSPLNAKTKVCPTCRGIGRVTVPPFTSTCGTCKGAGKIIKESCISCGGLGVVEGTREVKVSIPAGVDSGDTIRIPEAGNSGVRGGQPGCFYIKLKVAEDPIFARDGADVYVNSNISFTQAILGGMVEVPTLSGKIEVKIPKGVQPGQHIVLRGKGLPKHGFLVSHGDQYVRFRVRFPTEINERQHAILEEFAREEIMHGNSTSNKRDWLYQQLSTG